The following are encoded in a window of Penicillium oxalicum strain HP7-1 chromosome II, whole genome shotgun sequence genomic DNA:
- a CDS encoding Lipase 5, translating to MSMLGDSTIVQPSCNKLDSDSAVSFASTPRRSLRNSLSIPTFSSIVKDSWNWAGETLHSFRDGLSADQRRQKADIENRKQVLYLKIKNAVSYEEWSASAGELDLLEDNVSWKRTTECSEYNPELVQERLQQLEEARISCDVSRMLFLVRTALSRDLGNMNNASLYRHSHTGTKDLIDRYITAALDTIDTLVDLSVHGRCDGLELKYILDQLLAARQAFGRSALLFSGGATFGMTHIGVLKALYESKLIPRIISGASAGSIVCAVFCTRTDDELPALLETYVHGNFAVFNEAGQEENIFQKTARFLKYGSFLEIDHLANTMRAWLGDITFQEAYNRTRRILNICVSSAGTYELPRLLNYISAPNVLIWSAVAVSCSVPLVFRPYTLMAKDPLTGEATPWNDLHRQYIDGSVDGDLPMTRLSEMFNVNHFIVSQVNPHVVPFLPKEDGPIISSEPSSSIIPQWVNKMTHLAKDEVLYRMIVLSELGVFPTSMTKAASIMNQKYSGDINIYPELISSNFPRILENPTTEFMLQACLNGERATWPRLSRIRNACAIELALDRAVQQMRARVTFSPSRTELPMHCSIRQAIHSTENGMGRGRLQDSRHGSNHHELDIRPKGLLARSVTAPGLRKARSTVSLERPGSLSSVPTRPQAQRRRSSTTFSNRAFTFDSSSEEDDEDVRDSLAFYSHYAPYRASREKSVDDYERGKEKHSPIQSRRSSSSSMRRRRSASDRQASPRAVHSAIAREASLALSPSSRHLLNMTPSLQPDSPEQSRSKMTS from the exons ATGTCGATGCTGGGCGACTCCACAATAGTTCAACCATCATGCAATAAATTGGACTCAGATAGTGCGGTCTCGTTCGCCTCAACACCGCGGCGGTCTCTGAGAAACTCCCTCTCAATTCCCACTTTTTCCTCCATCGTCAAGGACTCGTGGAATTGGGCCGGAGAGACCCTGCATTCCTTTCGCGATGGCTTGTCGGCGGACCAGCGAAGACAGAAGGCAGACATTGAGAATCGCAAACAGGTGCTGTATCTGAAAATTAAAAAT GCTGTGTCGTACGAGGAGTGGTCCGCGAGCGCGGGTGAGCTGGATCTGTTGGAGGACAATGTATCTTGGAAGCGTACAACGGAGTGCTCGGAATATAACCCTGAGCTGGTTCAGGAACGGTTACAGCAGTTGGAGGAGGCGCGTATCAGCTGCGACGTGAGTCGCATGTTGTTTCTCGTCCGAACTGCGCTGAGTCGCGATTTGGGGAACATGAACAATGCTTCCTTGTACCGCCACTCTCACACTGGAACGAAGGACCTGATCGACCGGTATATCACGGCTGCGCTGGATACTATCGACACCTTGGTGGACTTATCCGTACATGGCCGCTGTGACGGGCTTGAACTCAAGTATATACTGGACCAGCTCCTCGCTGCACGCCAGGCTTTTGGCCGAAGTgcgcttctcttctccggTGGTGCCACCTTCGGAATGACCCATATTGGAGTTCTCAAAGCTTTGTATGAATCAAAGCTCATTCCGCGCATCATTTCTGGCGCCTCGGCTGGTAGCATTGTGTGTGCGGTGTTCTGCACTCGCACCGATGATGAGTTGCCAGCCCTACTGGAGACCTACGTGCACGGGAATTTTGCCGTATTCAACGAGGCGGGTCAAGAGGAGAATATTTTCCAAAAGACTGCTCGATTCCTCAAGTACGGGTCCTTCCTTGAGATCGACCATTTGGCCAATACCATGCGCGCTTGGCTTGGAGATATCACATTCCAGGAGGCATACAATCGGACTCGACGAATTTTGAACATCTGCGTCTCAAGTGCGGGCACATACGAACTACCTCGACTACTCAACTACATTTCTGCGCCCAACGTCTTGATTTGGTCGGCCGT TGCCGTGTCCTGCTCTGTGCCCCTCGTATTTCGTCCATATACCCTGATGGCCAAGGACCCGCTTACCGGAGAAGCTACTCCTTGGAATGACCTTCACAGGCAATACATTGATGGATCTGTGGACGGTGATCTGCCAATGACACGTCTGTCGGAAATGTTCAACGTGAACCACTTCATCGTATCGCAAGTCAATCCTCACGTCGTACCATTTCTGCCGAAAGAGGACGGCCCGATCATATCATCGGAGCCAAGCAGCTCTATCATCCCTCAGTGGGTGAACAAAATGACACATTTGGCAAAAGACGAGGTGTTATACCGGATGATCGTCCTGTCCGAACTGGGAGTCTTTCCCACCTCGATGACGAAAGCTGCGTCTATAATGAACCAGAAATACAGCGGTGACATCAATATCTACCCCGAACTGATATCGTCTAATTTCCCACGAATCCTCGAAAACCCAACCACGGAATTCATGTTACAAGCCTGCCTGAATGGAGAACGTGCAACATGGCCACGGTTGAGTAGAATCAGAAATGCGTGCGCCATCGAATTGGCGCTCGACCGCGCCGTTCAACAGATGCGAGCGCGTGTTACATTCAGTCCCAGCCGTACAGAGCTGCCAATGCACTGCTCCATTCGCCAAGCGATACACTCGACGGAAAACGGGATGGGCAGGGGACGTCTCCAGGACAGTCGACATGGCTCAAATCACCACGAGCTGGACATCAGACCCAAGGGTCTCCTGGCCCGCAGCGTGACAGCTCCAGGCTTACGGAAAGCACGCAGCACTGTCTCTCTCGAACGGCCGGGGTCGCTTTCGAGTGTACCCACTCGCCCCCAGGCACAACGGCGTCGATCGTCCACGACTTTTAGCAATCGTGCCTTTACTTTCGACTCAagcagtgaagaagatgatgaagatgtgcGCGATTCCTTGGCCTTTTACTCTCACTATGCCCCTTACCGAGCTTCTCGCGAGAAATCTGTGGACGACTACGAAcggggaaaagagaagcatAGTCCCATTCAATCTCGCCGATCGTCTAGCTCATCCATGCGGCGGCGACGATCGGCCTCCGATCGGCAAGCCTCCCCGAGAGCTGTTCACTCGGCCATCGCCCGAGAGGCTTCTCTAGCCTTATCGCCCTCCTCTCGCCATTTACTCAATATGACACCATCTTTGCAGCCTGACTCTCCAGAGCAGTCTCGGTCAAAGATGACTTCTTGA
- a CDS encoding Acyl-CoA dehydrogenase apdG has translation MSKTFSKDDVASHSKGDSLWIVIDEDVYDVTKFQDEHPVETHTGTVLQRVAGKDASKQFWKYHNEGILRKYKAQLQVGSLNTKKAAEPTPAPAAAPKKSAPVAQTTPTDYQPAATAEPLEPFGDLIPFADPSWYQGYSSPYFNDSHVALREEIREWVNTEIEPFVTEWDEAKQVPESIYKQMGERGYLAGLLGVKYPEKHTPNRVKSVSPERWDLFHEMLLTDELSRAGSGGFVWNLIGGFGIGCPPLVKFGKKELVDRILPGILAGDKRICLAITEPDAGSDVANLGCEAKLSEDGKYYIVNGEKKWITNGVWSDYFTTAVRTGKPGMEGISVLLIEREAGGVSTRRMDCQGVWSSGTTYVTFEDVKVPVENLIGKENQGFKVIMTNFNHERIGIVIQCVRFARVCYEESMKYAHKRRTFGKKLIDHPVIRMKLAHMARQIEATYNWLENIIFQCQCMEETEAMLKLGGAIAGLKAQSTQVFEFCAREASQIFGGLSYSRGGQGGKIERLYRDVRAYAIPGGSEEIMLDLSMRQSLRVHQMFGMKL, from the exons ATGTCCAAGACCTTCAGCAAGGACGACGTCGCGTCCCACAGCAAAGGCGACAGTCTATGGATCGTGATCGATGAGGACGTGTACGATGTCACCAAGTTCCAAGACGAACATCCTG TGGAAACTCACACCGGGACAGTTCTTCAGCGAGTCGCCGGGAAAGATGCTTCGAAGCAATTCTGGAAGTATCACAACGAGGGAATCTTGAGGAAGTATAAGGCGCAGCTGCAGGTCGGCTCGTTGAATACCAAGAAGGCCGCGGAGCCGACGCCAGCTCCCGCTGCCGCTCCCAAGAAATCTGCTCCGGTCGCGCAAACCACCCCGACAGACTACCAGCCTGCTGCGACCGCCGAGCCCTTGGAGCCATTCGGCGATCTCATTCCCTTTGCCGACCCGTCCTGGTACCAAGGC TACTCATCCCCTTACTTCAATGATTCCCATGTGGCTCTGCGTGAGGAAATTCGGGAATGGGTCAACACAGAGATTGAGCCTTTCGTGACCGAGTGGGATGAGGCCAAGCAGGTCCCCGAAAGCATCTACAAGCAGATGGGTGAACGCGGTTACTTGGCCGGTCTGCTGGGTGTCAAGTATCCCGAAAAGCATACCCCTAACCGAGTCAAGTCGGTCTCGCCGGAGCGGTGGGATCTGTTCCATGAGATGCTGCTGACTGACGAGCTGTCGCGGGCCGGTAGCGGCGGTTTTGTTTGGAACCTCATCGGCGGCTTTGGTATCGGCTGCCCGCCCCTAGTCaaatttggtaagaaggAGTTGGTTGACCGCATCTTGCCTGGTATCCTGGCCGGTGACAAGCGGATCTGCCTGGCTATCACTGAACCTGACGCCGGAAGTGATGTCGCCAATCTCGGCTGCGAGGCGAAACTCTCAGAAGATGGGAAGTATTACATCGTCAACGGCGAAAAGAAGTGGATCACCAACGGTGTCTGGTCTGACTACTTCACCACAGCGGTGCGCACTGGCAAGCCTGGCATGGAAGGTATTAGCGTGCTTCTGATTGAGCGCGAAGCGGGTGGCGTGAGCACTCGTCGCATGGACTGCCAGGGCGTCTGGAGCAGCGGCACCACCTATGTCACCTTCGAGGACGTCAAGGTCCCCGTGGAGAACCTGATCGGCAAGGAGAATCAGGGCTTCAAGG TCATCATGACCAATTTCAACCACGAGCGTATCGGCATTGTCATTCAATGCGTCCGCTTTGCGCGCGTCTGCTATGAAGAGTCCATGAAATACGCCCACAAGCGCCGCACATTCGGCAAGAAGCTTATCGACCACCCCGTCATTCGGATGAAGCTGGCTCACATGGCTCGCCAGATCGAGGCCACTTATAACTGGCTGGAGAATATCATCTTCCAGTGCCAGTGCATGGAAGAGACCGAGGCCATGCTCAAGCTGGGCGGTGCCATCGCGGGGTTGAAGGCCCAATCGACACAAGTTTTCGAGTTCTGTGCCCGAGAGGCCAGTCAAATCTTCGGTGGCCTGAGCTACAGCCGTGGTGGCCAGGGTGGTAAGATCGAACGTCTGTATCGCGATGTACGCGCCTATGCTATCCCCGGTGGAAGTGAGGAAATCATGTTGGATTTGAGCATGCGACAGAGTCTGCGTGTCCACCAAATGTTTGGCATGAAGCTATGA
- a CDS encoding 26S proteasome regulatory subunit rpn2 — protein sequence MVGVASAAGLVGFLSEPDPELKVFALKSLDSQIDLLWTEVVNAVPEIEALYEDESFPERELAALVASKVYYHLQEYNESMVLALGAGKLFKLDSGGEYEETIIAKCVDTFIALSAAQRRSRGDQSVNLNNSFPASGDGATSTSASLTSPITPFSKSALPSKSLLSREESIGADAARPSGDNSSVQQDETSLVLKRGVQGQLQAVIERLFEECFRQKRYRQVIGIAIEAKSLEVLRMAILRASQDEKKQQQGEYRRSEELMEYVLDICMGIVQERAFRSEILKLILDLLNEIPAPDYFSIAKCVVYLNEHSMATSILRQLVEKGDSRSLAVAYQISFDLYDNSTQEFLQKVRQEIDELLPEVQAETANDENAEPKESDRLLDDQSNSSRPSNEHSKLSDESTLAFKNILKILDGLKTIELNLEFLYKNNQTDMAILDKVRDSLEARNSIFHTAVTISNAFMHAGTTRDKFFRDNLEWLGKAVNWSKFTATAALGVIHRGNLNQGQTLLEPYLPRDQIAGVGGGSNSVYSQGGSLYAYGLIYANHGGMAVDIIRDYFKKATEEVVQHGGALGLGVAGMATGDEGIYEDLRNVLYTDSALNGEAVGLAMGLVMLGTGNMKALEDMIQYAHDTQHEKIVRGLAMGMALIMYGRQEAADELINGLLGDPDPTLRYGGIMTIALAYCGSGSNKAVRKLLHVAVSDVNDDVRRVAVLSLGFILFRKHQSVPRMVELLSESYNPHVRYGAAMALGISCAGTGLDEAIDLLEPMLKDSTDFVRQGALIALSMVLVQQNEAMNPRVTSLRKAMLKMIGDRHEDAMAKFGCAVALGIIDAGGRNCTISLQTQTGNLNMPGIVGAAVFVQYWYWFPLSHFLSLSFTPTAVIGVDQKLEAPKFKFHSNTRPSLFDYPPEQQVKAEEAPEKVKTAVLSTTAQAKRRAQRREKQARRESMDIDQTPTTPKLSDQLPEKMDVEEGAAAVDGEEAAKDGEKTVVDNQRKKAEREKVGYELDNMSRVLPPQLKYLTFPDPRYEPVKRPTGGVVVVLDNQPEEPRETIELEASRKKPQAPASAGETLQDRLQAAIGAAALQTPSRAAARAALSDYASASGAAAAAGVLTAVDEDEEGAEDAPVPDEFTYETDAEDE from the exons ATGGTCGGAGTTGCTTCCGCCGCCGGCTTGGTCGGTTTCCTTTCGGAGCCCGATCCGGAGCTCAAGGTCTTCGCGTTGAAGTCACTAGATTCGCAAATCGACCTCCTCTGGACAGAAGTTGTCAATGCAGTTCCGGAGAT CGAGGCACTCTACGAAGATGAATCATTCCCCGAACGCGAACTTGCAGCTCTGGTTGCCTCCAAGGTGTACTATCATTTGCAGGAATACAATGAGAGTATGGTTTTGGCACTCGGTGCAGGCAAGCTGTTCAAGCTAGACAGTGGTGGCGAGTATGAAGAGACAATTATTG CTAAATGTGTTGACACATTTATCGCTCTTTCCGCCGCTCAGCGACGTAGCCGGGGCGATCAATCTGTCAATCTCAACAACTCCTTCCCGGCCTCTGGCGACGGCGCGACAAGTACATCTGCGAGCTTGACCTCCCCGATCACACCATTCTCCAAGTCTGCTTTGCCGTCCAAGTCATTGCTTTCCCGCGAAGAGAGCATAGGCGCTGATGCTGCTCGCCCCAGCGGAGACAACTCGAGCGTTCAACAGGATGAGACATCGCTGGTCTTGAAGCGTGGTGTACAAGGGCAACTGCAGGCTGTCATCGAGCGACTTTTTGAGGAGTGCTTCCGCCAAAAGCGGTATCGCCAAGTTATCGGCATCGCTATTGAGGCCAAGAGCTTGGAGGTGCTCCGCATGGCTATCCTCCGCGCCAGCCAAGATGAGAAAAAGCAGCAGCAAGGCGAGTATCGCAGAAGTGAGGAGCTCATGGAATACGTCCTGGACATCTGTATGGGCATTGTTCAGGAGCGGGCCTTTCGAAGCGAG ATTctcaagctcatcctcgatTTGCTCAACGAAATCCCTGCCCCCGACTACTTCTCGATCGCCAAGTGCGTTGTCTACCTCAACGAACATTCGATGGCCACAAGCATTCTCCGCcagcttgtcgagaagggTGACTCTCGCTCCCTCGCAGTAGCTTATCAGATCTCCTTTGACCTTTACGACAATAGTACTCAGGAGTTCTTGCAAAAGGTTCGCCAGGAGATTGACGAACTGCTTCCTGAAGTTCAGGCTGAGACTGCGAACGATGAAAACGCTGAACCAAAGGAGTCCGACCGACTGCTCGATGACCAATCGAACTCTTCCCGGCCATCAAATGAGCACTCTAAACTTTCCGACGAATCAACACTTGCCTTCAAGAACATTCTCAAAATCCTTGATGGCTTGAAGACCATAGAGCTTAACCTCGAATTCCTCTATAAAAACAACCAGACAGACATGGCGATATTGGATAAGGTGCGCGACAGCCTGGAAGCTCGCAATTCTATCTTCCATACCGCAGTTACAATTTCGAACGCCTTCATGCATGCTGGCACGACCCGAGACAAATTTTTCCGTGACAACTTGGAGTGGCTTGGAAAGGCTGTCAACTGGTCCAAGTTCACCGCCACGGCTGCCTTAGGTGTCATTCATCGCGGAAATTTGAACCAAGGACAAACCCTTCTGGAGCCATACCTTCCCAGAGACCAGATTGCTGGAGTCGGGGGCGGTTCCAATTCTGTCTATAGCCAGGGAGGTTCATTGTATGCTTATGGGTTGATATACGCCAATCACGGCGGCATGGCTGTTGACATTATTCGAGACTACTTCAAAAAGGCAACGGAAGAGGTTGTGCAGCATGGTGGTGCGCTGGGTCTTGGTGTTGCAGGTATGGCCACGGGCGATGAGGGCATCTACGAGGACCTGAGGAACGTCCTGTACACCGATTCTGCTCTCAATGGTGAGGCTGTGGGTCTCGCCATGGGTCTCGTCATGCTGGGCACTGGCAATATGAAAGCACTTGAGGATATGATTCAGTATGCACACGACACTCAACATGAGAAGATCGTCCGTGGCCTCGCGATGGGCATGGCTCTTATCATGTATGGTCGACAGGAAGCTGCCGACGAGCTCATCAATGGGCTCTTGGGTGACCCTGACCCAACCCTTCGTTACGGTGGTATCATGACCATTGCGCTCGCCTATTGTGGCAGTGGTAGCAACAAAGCTGTTCGAAAACTTCTTCATGTTGCTGTCAGCGACGTCAATGATGATGTTCGCCGTGTCGCCGTGCTGAGCTTGGGTTTCATTCTCTTCCGGAAGCATCAGAGCGTTCCGCGCATGGTGGAGCTGCTCTCCGAGTCCTACAATCCTCATGTCCGTTACGGTGCCGCTATGGCTTTGGGTATTTCTTGCGCCGGAACTGGGCTGGACGAAGCAATTGACCTCCTCGAGCCAATGCTTAAAGACTCAACGGACTTCGTCCGCCAGGGTGCTTTGATTGCTTTGTCCATGGTTCTCGTTCAACAAAACGAGGCCATGAATCCCCGTGTCACAAGCCTTCGAAAAGCCATGTTGAAGATGATTGGCGATCGTCACGAAGATGCCATGGCCAAGTTTGGCTGCGCTGTAGCCTTGGGTATCATCGATGCTGGCGGCCGCAACTGCACGATCAGCTTGCAAACTCAAACTGGCAACCTCAACATGCCGGGCATCGTCGGTGCCGCTGTCTTTGTGCAGTACTGGTACTGGTTCCCCCTCTCTCACTTTTTGTCCCTCAGCTTCACCCCTACTGCGGTGATTGGTGTGGACCAGAAGCTGGAAGCCCCAAAGTTCAAGTTCCACAGCAACACCCGACCCAGTCTCTTCGATTACCCCCCTGAGCAACAAGTGAAGGCCGAAGAAGCTCCCGAGAAGGTCAAGACTGCGGTGCTTTCTACTACTGCACAGGCTAAGCGCCGCGCACAGCGGCGAGAGAAGCAGGCTCGCCGAGAGAGCATGGACATTGATCAAACGCCAACGACACCCAAGCTTTCAGATCAATTACCCGAGAAGATGGATGTTGAGGAGGGAGCTGCTGCCGTTGACGGAGAAGAGGCCGCCAAGGATGGCGAGAAGACCGTTGTCGACAATCAAAGAAAGAAGGCAGAACGGGAAAAGGTCGGGTACGAGCTTGACAACATGTCTCGAGTTCTTCCGCCTCAGCTCAAATACCTGACTTTCCCTGATCCTCGCTATGAGCCTGTCAAGAGG CCTACTGGCGGTGTGGTCGTCGTCCTCGATAACCAGCCCGAGGAGCCTCGAGAGACAATTGAGCTTGAGGCGAGCCGCAAGAAGCCTCAGGCCCCCGCCTCTGCGGGTGAAACCCTTCAAGACCGACTTCAGGCTGCGATAGGCGCGGCCGCCTTGCAGACACCTTCCCGTGCTGCTGCTCGCGCTGCCTTGTCCGACTACGCTTCTGCAAGTGGTGCAGCGGCCGCCGCCGGTGTTCTGACCGCTGTagatgaagacgaggagggcGCCGAAGATGCGCCCGTTCCAGACGAGTTCACGTACGAAACAGATGCCGAAGACGAGTAA
- a CDS encoding Transcription elongation factor spt5 produces MSNFLNHDYGSEEEDDDFNPAPVDDSDAEDSKPQKRRASPEEATDDVKYNRGDGDDAKNADDDDEEEEDEEEENDDDEDEEEEEDDEQAVERPRKRRRGGVHSFFEEEAGVDEEEDEAEDEEDELAEFGTEMHPDDLDALPAGAETDDRRHRQLDRQRELDATMDAEKQAQMLKERYGRNRAAATDALVVPKRLLLPSVEDPSIWGCRCKPGKEREVVYSIQKRMEERPANSRNPIRLISAFERGNIMQGWFYCEARRQADVTDALEGIGFYYPSQKMTLVPVKEMPDLLRVQKSEELMPGGWVRIKRGTYQGDLAQIEEVETNGLMVTVRLVPRLDYGMNDDNAALLGPDGKRKRAAANKIRPPQRPFSEAEAKKKHAKYLSATSGLGGKSWSYLNETYIDGFLIKDMRVQHLITKNVNPRLEEVTMFARGGEDGTANLDLASLAETLKNSTAEESYRPGDPVEVYRGEQQGLIGRTVSTRGAIVSLQVTEGDLAGQTIDAPVRTLRKRFREGDHVKVIGGSRYLDELGMVVQVKDDTVTLLSDMSMQEITVFSKDLRLSAEMAADGQLGIYDVHDLVQLDAATVACVIKVDRETLRVLDQNGSVRDALPSQIANKIDPRRDAVATDRNGAEIRNGDTVREVFGEQRSGKILHVYRSYLFLHNKAQTENAGISVVRTINVVTVSARGGRPVGPDLAKLNPALAKQNPINNMPPPRRGRDRLVGKTISVSKGRYKGLFGIVRAADDKTATVELYTTNKPILIPRDILIVKDPITKQTVDMGGRPASRVPSHSGSGSQGGGWQGGRTPMAAADSSRTPAWGGASSRTPAWGGMSGSRTPAWKNDGSRTSNPYADGSRTAYGGIGNRTPAWNSGSRTPHDAGAGYDAFASGSRTPAWGAAGAGNRTPAWGGLASNRDQRDFDDAPTPGGNYSAPTPDGYGAPTPGASAPTPAGWAESAPTPGGAFSAPTPGAMPKRGGYDAPTPAFDAPTPAMGVPATPGAGYGDDDGGPRYDEGTPSP; encoded by the exons ATGTCCAATTTTCTCAACCATGACTACGgatcggaggaggaggatgatgactTCAATCCCGCACCTGTAGACGACTCAGACGCCGAGGACTCCAAG CCCCAGAAGCGACGCGCGAGTCCCGAGGAGGCCACCGATGATGTGAAGTACAACCgtggcgatggcgatgatgcCAAGAAcgccgacgacgacgatgaagaggaagaagacgaagaggaggagaacgacgatgacgaggatgaggaagaggaagaggatgacgaaCAGGCCGTG GAACGTCCGCGCAAGCGTCGCAGGGGAGGTGTTCACTCCTTcttcgaggaggaggcgggtgtcgacgaggaagaagacgaggcggaggacgaagaggatgagcttgCTGAATTCGGTACCGAAATGCACCCTGACGACCTCGATGCCCTGCCCGCTGGTGCCGAAACCGACGATCGGCGTCACCGGCAGCTCGACAGACAACGTGAACTTGATGCGACAATGGACGCAGAGAAACAGGCGCAAATGCTCAAGGAGCGTTATGGTCGGAATCGGGCTGCTGCCACAGATGCTCTGGTCGTCCCAAAGCGGCTTTTGCTCCCTAGTGTGGAAGATCCTAGCATCTGGGGCTGTCGATGCAAGCCtggcaaagagagagaagttgTATACTCGATCCAGAAGCGCATGGAAGAGCGACCGGCAAACTCTCGCAACCCAATCCGCCTGATTTCAGCCTTTGAGCGTGGAAACATCATGCAAGGTTGGTTCTATTGCGAAGCTCGCAGACAAGCCGATGTGACGGATGCCTTGGAGGGTATCGGATTCTACTATCCTTCCCAGAAGATGACGTTGGTCCCTGTCAAGGAGATGCCGGATCTTCTGCGGGTCCAGAAATCCGAAGAGCTCATGCCTGGAGGCTGGGTTCGCATTAAGCGTGGAACATACCAGGGCGACCTTGCCCAAATCGAGGAGGTTGAGACCAACGGTCTTATGGTCACTGTCCGATTAGTCCCACGCCTGGACTATGGAATGAACGACGACAACGCCGCTTTGCTTGGACCGGATggcaagcgcaagcgtgCGGCCGCCAACAAGATTCGACCCCCGCAACGTCCTTTTAGTGAAGCggaagcaaagaagaagcacgCCAAGTATCTTTCCGCTACATCTGGACTGGGCGGCAAGTCTTGGAGCTATCTCAACGAGACCTACATTGACGGTTtcctcatcaaagacatGCGTGTTCAACACTTGATCACCAAGAATGTCAACCCCCGCTTGGAGGAAGTGACTATGTTCGCTCGTGGCGGCGAAGACGGGACTGCGAACTTGGATCTTGCTTCACTCGCTGAAACGTTGAAGAACTCGACTGCCGAAGAGTCCTACCGACCCGGTGACCCAGTGGAGGTTTATCGCGGCGAACAGCAAGGGTTGATTGGTCGTACTGTGTCAACTCGGGGTGCTATTGTCTCCCTGCAAGTAACTGAAGGAGACTTGGCAGGCCAGACCATTGACGCCCCTGTCCGCACCCTTCGCAAGCGTTTCCGCGAGGGTGACCACGTCAAGGTCATCGGTGGCAGTCGGTACCTTGATGAACTCGGCATGGTTGTCCAAGTCAAGGATGACACAGTTACTCTGCTCAGTGACATGAGTATGCAGGAAATCACGGTTTTCAGCAAGGACCTACGTCTTTCCGCCGAAATGGCCGCCGATGGTCAACTTGGTATTTATGACGTTCACGACCTTGTCCAGCTCGA TGCGGCGACCGTTGCCTGCGTCATCAAAGTGGATCGTGAAACCCTTCGCGTCTTGGATCAAAACGGGTCTGTCCGCGACGCTTTACCGTCTCAAATCGCCAACAAAATTGATCCTCGTCGGGATGCTGTTGCAACCGATCGCAACGGGGCAGAAATCCGCAATGGAGATACTGTCCGTGAGGTGTTTGGAGAGCAACGAAGCGGCAAGATTTTACACGTTTACCGCTCCTATCTCTTCCTGCACAATAAGGCGCAAACTGAAAACGCGGGTATCTCTGTCGTCCGCACTATCAACGTTGTCACTGTCTCTGCACGTGGTGGCCGTCCTGTTGGGCCCGACTTGGCCAAGTTGAACCCTGCTTTGGCCAAGCAGAACCCCATCAACAATATGCCACCTCCACGCCGTGGCCGAGATCGACTTGTGGGTAAAACCATCTCTGTTAGCAAGGGCCGCTACAAGGGACTTTTTGGTATTGTTCGAGCTGCCGACGATAAAACTGCCACCGTCGAACTGTACACAACCAATAAGCCGATCTTGATCCCTCGCGATATCCTCATTGTTAAAGA TCCGATTACGAAGCAGACCGTGGACATGGGAGGAAGACCCGCCTCACGCGTGCCGTCGCACTCAGGCTCTGGCTCCCAGGGAGGCGGTTGGCAGGGCGGTCGTACTCCGATGGCCGCGGCAGATTCCTCCAGAACTCCAGCTTGGGGTGGTGCGTCTTCGCGAA CACCTGCGTGGGGCGGTATGAGCGGTTCACGCACGCCTGCATGGAAGAACGATGGGTCCCGAACCTCGAACCCCTATGCTGACGGCAGCCGTACGGCTTATGGTGGAATTGGTAATCGCACACCGGCCTGGAACTCTGGCTCTCGTACTCCACACGATGCCGGCGCAGGTTATGATGCGTTTGCGTCGGGGTCGCGGACTCCCGCATGGGGTGCAGCTGGGGCTGGGAACAGAACCCCTGCCTGGGGTGGCCTCGCAAGCAATCGAGACCAACGAGATTTCGATGACGCTCCCACGCCCGGTGGGAATTACTCTGCGCCCACGCCCGATGGATATGGTGCTCCTACGCCTGGTGCTTCCGCCCCGACGCCTGCGGGATGGGCTGAAAGCGCCCCAACCCCCGGTGGTGCCTTCAGCGCTCCAACTCCCGGCGCGATGCCCAAGCGTGGTGGCTACGACGCTCCCACACCTGCATTTGATGCGCCAACTCCGGCCATGGGTGTCCCCGCCACACCTGGTGCGGGTtacggtgatgatgatggcggcCCTCGTTATGATGAGGGTACGCCCAGTCCTTGA